A genomic window from Purpureocillium takamizusanense chromosome 2, complete sequence includes:
- the TUB2_3 gene encoding Tubulin beta chain (Beta tubulin) (COG:Z~EggNog:ENOG503NVXK), which yields MREIVHLQAGQCGNQIGSAFWQTIAGEHGLDSNGIYHGDSDLQLDRMSVYFTEASSNKYVPRAVLVDLEPGTMDAVRAGPFGQLFRPDNFVFGQSSAGNNWAKGHYTEGAELVDQVLDVVRREAEGCDCLQGFQIAHSLGGGTGSGMGTLLISKIREEFPDRMMATFSVVPSPKVSDTVVEPYNATLSVHQLVENSDATFCIDNEALLDICMRTLKISNPSYGDLNHLVSAVMSGISTSLRFPGQLNSDLRKMAVNMVPFPRLHFFMVGFAPLTSRGAHSFRPVTVPDLTQQLFDPKNMMAGSDFRNGRYLTCSAIFRGKVSMKEVEDQMRNLQRKNSAYFVEWIPNNIQTSSCSVPPQGLKMSSTFIGNSTAIQEIFKRVGEQFTAMFRRKAFLHWYTGEGMDEMEFTEAESNMNDLVSEYQQYQNATAYDEEEAGYREEEYAEEEVPGEGLT from the exons ATGCGTGAAATT GTGCACCTCCAGGCCGGCCAGTGC GGCAACCAAATAGGTTCTGCCTTCTGGCAGACTATtgccggcgagcacggccTAGATAGTAATGGCAT ATACCATGGAGACTCCGACCTGCAACTCGATCGGATGAGCGTCTACTTCACTGAG GCGTCGAGCAACAAATATGTCCCACGCGCTGTGCTCGTGGACCTAGAGCCTGGTACGATGGATGCGGTTCGCGCCGGCCCATTCGGTCAACTGTTTCGCCCAGACAATTTTGTCTTTGGACAGTCAAGCGCCGGCAACAACTGGGCCAAGGGCCACTACACTGAAGGCGCTGAATTGGTCGACCAGGTGCTCGACGTAGTCCgtcgcgaggccgagggctgCGACTGCCTGCAGGGCTTTCAAATCGCTCactcgctcggcggcggtacTGGCTCCGGCATGGGTACGCTGCTGATTTCTAAGATTCGCGAAG AGTTCCCGGATAGGATGATGGCTACTTTTAGcgtcgtgccgtcgccgaaaGTGTCAGACACCGTGGTGGAGCCATATAACGCGACCTTGTCCGTGCATCAGTTGGTTGAGAACTCGGACGCAACTTTTTGCATCGACAATGAGGCACTGCTAGATATTTGCATGCGTACATTGAAAATATCGAACCCTTCGTACGGCGATCTCAACCATCTTGTATCCGCCGTCATGTCCGGTATCTCAACTTCATTGCGCTTTCCCGGCCAGCTGAACTCAGATTTGCGAAAGATGGCCGTTAACATG GTTCCCTTTCCGCGTCTACACTTCTTCATGGTTGGCTTCGCACCACTAACCAGTCGTGGCGCGCACTCTTTCCGCCCTGTTACCGTACCCGATTTGACCCAGCAGTTGTTCGACCCCAAGAACATGATGGCCGGCTCCGACTTCCGTAACGGCCGGTACCTGACCTGCTCCGCTATCTTCCGTGGCAAAGTGTCCATGAAGGAGGTGGAGGACCAGATGCGCAACTTGCAGCGAAAGAACTCGGCTTATTTCGTCGAATGGATCCCCAATAACATACAAACGTCGTCATGCTCCGTCCCACCACAAGGTCTGAAAATGTCATCCACCTTTATCGGCAATTCGACCGCCATCCAGGAGATTTTCAAGCGCGTTGGCGAGCAGTTCACCGCCATGTTTCGCCGCAAGGCATTTCTGCACTGGTACACGGGGGAGGGCATGGACGAAATGGAGTTTACGGAAGCCGAGTCCAACATGAATGACTTGGTATCAGAGTACCAGCAGTATCAGAATGCGACCGCgtacgacgaggaggaggccggaTACCGTGAGGAGGAGTatgccgaggaggaggtccCAGGTGAGGGGCTCACCTAA
- the TUB2_3 gene encoding Tubulin beta chain (Beta tubulin), variant 2 (COG:Z~EggNog:ENOG503NVXK) — MSVYFTEASSNKYVPRAVLVDLEPGTMDAVRAGPFGQLFRPDNFVFGQSSAGNNWAKGHYTEGAELVDQVLDVVRREAEGCDCLQGFQIAHSLGGGTGSGMGTLLISKIREEFPDRMMATFSVVPSPKVSDTVVEPYNATLSVHQLVENSDATFCIDNEALLDICMRTLKISNPSYGDLNHLVSAVMSGISTSLRFPGQLNSDLRKMAVNMVPFPRLHFFMVGFAPLTSRGAHSFRPVTVPDLTQQLFDPKNMMAGSDFRNGRYLTCSAIFRGKVSMKEVEDQMRNLQRKNSAYFVEWIPNNIQTSSCSVPPQGLKMSSTFIGNSTAIQEIFKRVGEQFTAMFRRKAFLHWYTGEGMDEMEFTEAESNMNDLVSEYQQYQNATAYDEEEAGYREEEYAEEEVPGEGLT; from the exons ATGAGCGTCTACTTCACTGAG GCGTCGAGCAACAAATATGTCCCACGCGCTGTGCTCGTGGACCTAGAGCCTGGTACGATGGATGCGGTTCGCGCCGGCCCATTCGGTCAACTGTTTCGCCCAGACAATTTTGTCTTTGGACAGTCAAGCGCCGGCAACAACTGGGCCAAGGGCCACTACACTGAAGGCGCTGAATTGGTCGACCAGGTGCTCGACGTAGTCCgtcgcgaggccgagggctgCGACTGCCTGCAGGGCTTTCAAATCGCTCactcgctcggcggcggtacTGGCTCCGGCATGGGTACGCTGCTGATTTCTAAGATTCGCGAAG AGTTCCCGGATAGGATGATGGCTACTTTTAGcgtcgtgccgtcgccgaaaGTGTCAGACACCGTGGTGGAGCCATATAACGCGACCTTGTCCGTGCATCAGTTGGTTGAGAACTCGGACGCAACTTTTTGCATCGACAATGAGGCACTGCTAGATATTTGCATGCGTACATTGAAAATATCGAACCCTTCGTACGGCGATCTCAACCATCTTGTATCCGCCGTCATGTCCGGTATCTCAACTTCATTGCGCTTTCCCGGCCAGCTGAACTCAGATTTGCGAAAGATGGCCGTTAACATG GTTCCCTTTCCGCGTCTACACTTCTTCATGGTTGGCTTCGCACCACTAACCAGTCGTGGCGCGCACTCTTTCCGCCCTGTTACCGTACCCGATTTGACCCAGCAGTTGTTCGACCCCAAGAACATGATGGCCGGCTCCGACTTCCGTAACGGCCGGTACCTGACCTGCTCCGCTATCTTCCGTGGCAAAGTGTCCATGAAGGAGGTGGAGGACCAGATGCGCAACTTGCAGCGAAAGAACTCGGCTTATTTCGTCGAATGGATCCCCAATAACATACAAACGTCGTCATGCTCCGTCCCACCACAAGGTCTGAAAATGTCATCCACCTTTATCGGCAATTCGACCGCCATCCAGGAGATTTTCAAGCGCGTTGGCGAGCAGTTCACCGCCATGTTTCGCCGCAAGGCATTTCTGCACTGGTACACGGGGGAGGGCATGGACGAAATGGAGTTTACGGAAGCCGAGTCCAACATGAATGACTTGGTATCAGAGTACCAGCAGTATCAGAATGCGACCGCgtacgacgaggaggaggccggaTACCGTGAGGAGGAGTatgccgaggaggaggtccCAGGTGAGGGGCTCACCTAA
- a CDS encoding uncharacterized protein (COG:S~EggNog:ENOG503P9FC), with amino-acid sequence MIQVPSLSSCRALYRRDAPAMASMFFTAWHAARLTLSSGSSLANSPSRSAQTTNASWAGQSAGPPLGHPSRSKPEFIFGNLVEQLASVVLDPAGDSRDMEVRLEQHLRCVIPGCYSIVIVICHSF; translated from the coding sequence ATGATACAAGTTCCGTCTCTTTCATCATGCCGCGCACTGTACCGGCGAGATGCTCCTGCAATGGCATCCATGTTCTTCACAGCGTGGCACGCCGCGCGTTTGACATTGTCGTCCGGCTCGTCTCTCGCAAATTCGCCCAGTCGTTCTGCCCAAACGACCAACGCTTCGTGGGCTGGTCAAAGTGCCGGGCCTCCACTGGGACATCCCTCTCGTTCCAAGCCTGAGTTCATCTTTGGCAATCTCGTCGAACAGCTTGCGTCCGTTGTGCTTGATCCAGCAGGCGACAGCCGGGATATGGAAGTCCGCTTGGAGCAGCACCTCCGCTGTGTCATCCCGGGATGCTACAGTATTGTCATTGTGATTTGCCACTCTTTCTAG
- a CDS encoding uncharacterized protein (COG:S~EggNog:ENOG503P77W), translating into MSASKDSKLHNEQELRLKRLYGRIPSKRDLLDHQLEGRKYFDSGDFSLSQASKPSDAGAVKTGAEHPLREGISHPVSAVPSSSNVNYIGPQQEKAHLKAGVVRHGSQLREIAGQAPGEPGEANK; encoded by the exons ATGAGTGCTTCCAAAGACTCGAAGCTACATAACGAGCAGGAGCTCCGCCTAAAGCGCTTGTACGGAAGGATACCAAGCAAAAGAGACCTTCTCGATCATCAATTAGAG GGAAGGAAGTATTTCGATTCCGGCGACTTTTCTCTCTCccaggcaagcaagccttCGGATGCTGGCGCAGTTAAGACAGGGGCCGAGCACCCCCTGCGGGAGGGCATATCTCACCCGGTCTCTGCTGTCCCCAGCTCGAGCAATGTCAATTACATTGGTCCGCAGCAAGAGAAGGCCCACTTGAAAGCTGGCGTGGTGAGACATGGCAGCCAACTCCGAGAGATTGCCGGTCAGGCTCCTGGCGAACCTGGCGAGGCGAACAAGTGA
- a CDS encoding uncharacterized protein (COG:L~EggNog:ENOG503P5TX) — MTRHHVGSVLWRHDAGEPGGRASAFCATGRLGRIPLHAKPKGRGARAGQTCVDLFANKNYAACDTAQGNVSVGKLQNVVTFMRSSPQRSEVFEKVAHETKRKIPPSRLNPLRNLKYLTNNDTR, encoded by the coding sequence ATGACTCGCCATCATGTCGGCAGTGTTTTATGGCGGCACGATGCTGGCGAGCCGGGTGGTCGAGCCTCCGCCTTCTGTGCGACCGGTCGTCTCGGTCGTATTCCGTTGCATGCAAAGCCGAAGGGGCGTGGCGCCCGCGCGGGCCAGACATGTGTCGACCTGTTTGCGAACAAGAACTATGCGGCCTGTGACACTGCACAAGGAAATGTTTCGGTCGGCAAGCTACAAAACGTCGTTACATTTATGCGGTCATCTCCGCAAAGGAGCGAGGTGTTTGAGAAGGTTGCGCACGAGACGAAGCGCAAGATTCCGCCTTCGCGGTTGAATCCACTGCGCAATTTGAAGTATCTTACGAACAATGACACGAGGTAA
- a CDS encoding uncharacterized protein (EggNog:ENOG503Q051), giving the protein MLRHETKPLFHIYPYLDAGEYRNTLLGSVVKYPDIPTEGYAPYKAGKQPRQIIPGLDPTPIQVKNIKFLTHKIQDSDISSSLDDYLTGFFQNPNSVVRTAARLWHMESAAENLQKLLQKRTYTRQLIKLLQNSHNQEGYFVTDIVTLFDAAEDTYRSPATMAQLTIDVSARQPRTTGQCHVQTAEHCPVYYGGETIVFLGYRRVRLEKSDGIIAKLARLFLGQGQGLRVTDKSDYWPDTIGRPAKSSVETPLDDSGDSNEAGDSLPRPNAYIKIARELGFDVEVVG; this is encoded by the coding sequence GCAGCGTTGTCAAATACCCAGACATACCAACAGAAGGTTACGCCCCCTACAAGGCGGGCAAACAGCCCCGGCAGATCATACCTGGCCTTGACCCCACCCCGATCCAGGTCAAAAACATCAAGTTCTTGACGCACAAAATCCAGGACAGCGACATCTCATCCTCACTTGATGACTACCTCACCGGGTTCTTTCAGAATCCGAACTCCGTAGTCCGAACCGCGGCGAGGCTCTGGCACATGGAATCGGCAGCCGAAAATCTCCAGAAGTTGCTTCAAAAGAGGACGTATACGAGGCAACTGATCAAACTGCTGCAAAACAGCCATAATCAGGAGGGCTATTTCGTCACAGACATTGTCACACTGTTTGACGCAGCTGAAGACACCTACAGGTCACCCGCCACCATGGCACAGTTGACCATTGATGTCTCAGCGCGTCAGCCAAGGACCACGGGACAGTGCCACGTTCAGACAGCTGAGCACTGTCCCGTTTACTACGGCGGGGAAACGATTGTGTTTCTCGGATATCGGCGTGTAAGGCTCGAGAAATCGGATGGCATTATCGCAAAATTGGCGAGATTGTTCCTagggcaaggccaaggctTAAGGGTGACGGATAAGTCCGACTATTGGCCCGACACAATTGGGAGACCGGCGAAGAGCAGCGTGGAGACACCTTTGGATGATTCGGGTGACTCAAACGAGGCAGGGGATTCTTTGCCACGCCCGAATGCCTATATTAAGATTGCCCGAGAGCTGGGATTTGATGTTGAGGTCGTGGGGTGA